From Pararhodobacter zhoushanensis, the proteins below share one genomic window:
- a CDS encoding phosphotransferase enzyme family protein has translation MSKVVKSAAPLWGFDPARVSLVAARENSVWRAEGEGGSYALRLHRPGYRTDAELLSELQWMEMLAKGGLTVPRPIPSLAGRLVEQIGDTSVDVLGWMPGRMLGEKGGMPGITDRPGLMRQLGALLARLHDLSDAWTPPPGFSRPKWDRAGLLGKTPLWGPFWENPDLTSRQRDTVLAAQAKALAALAALEGGLDYGLIHADAITENIMVDGDRLVLIDFDDGGWGFRDFELATVLMRQLDRPDYPALRTALIDGYAARRRVDARVLDLMLLLRALTYLGWIIPRLSEPGGAERSARAVATALPLAQAYVRGHDG, from the coding sequence ATGAGCAAGGTCGTCAAATCCGCCGCGCCCCTGTGGGGGTTCGACCCGGCGCGCGTGTCGCTGGTCGCTGCGCGCGAGAACTCTGTGTGGCGCGCCGAAGGCGAGGGCGGTTCCTATGCGCTGCGTCTGCACCGGCCAGGCTATCGCACCGATGCCGAGTTGCTGTCTGAGTTGCAATGGATGGAGATGCTGGCCAAAGGCGGGCTGACCGTGCCGCGGCCGATCCCCTCGCTGGCCGGGCGGCTGGTCGAGCAGATCGGCGATACCTCGGTCGATGTGCTTGGCTGGATGCCGGGGCGGATGCTGGGCGAAAAGGGCGGGATGCCGGGCATCACCGACCGGCCCGGGTTGATGCGCCAGCTGGGCGCGCTGCTGGCCCGGTTGCATGATCTGTCGGACGCGTGGACGCCGCCACCGGGGTTCTCGCGGCCCAAATGGGACCGGGCGGGCCTGCTGGGCAAGACCCCGCTGTGGGGGCCTTTCTGGGAAAACCCTGACCTGACCTCCAGGCAGCGCGACACCGTGCTGGCAGCGCAGGCCAAGGCCCTGGCGGCGCTTGCCGCGCTGGAAGGGGGCCTCGATTACGGGCTGATCCATGCCGATGCGATCACCGAGAACATCATGGTTGATGGCGACCGGCTGGTGCTGATCGACTTTGATGACGGCGGCTGGGGCTTTCGCGATTTCGAGCTGGCGACGGTGTTGATGCGGCAACTTGACCGGCCCGACTATCCCGCCCTGCGCACCGCGCTGATCGACGGCTACGCCGCGCGCCGCCGTGTGGATGCGCGCGTGCTGGACCTGATGCTGCTGCTGCGCGCCCTTACCTATCTGGGCTGGATCATTCCGCGCCTGTCCGAGCCGGGCGGGGCGGAACGCTCGGCCCGCGCGGTGGCGACGGCGCTGCCGCTGGCACAAGCATATGTGAGAGGACATGATGGCTGA
- a CDS encoding aminotransferase class III-fold pyridoxal phosphate-dependent enzyme, producing MTETLMQRRARLLGPNMSVFYEEPVHLVRGQGVKLWDADGREYLDCYNNVPHVGHCHPRVVEAICQQAGTLNTHTRYLHEGILDYVEALTATFDDPFDTALLCCTGSEANDVALRMAQALTGKTGVIATDHTYHGNTTAVHQLSQTNPPPGGYWDSVAFVPAPDSYRPLGGVAGMAHAQAFADAVAEQIAVLEARGCGFSTLILCPYFANEGFPDLPPGWLDPVQEVVRKAGGVIIADEVQPGFGRVGTHFWGHQKIGLRPDIVTMGKPMANGHPVAAVVAPRDTMQAFRSRFRYFNTFGGNPVSCAAAMATLQVVKDENLQQNARDVGAYAVEGLRELATRYECIGDVRGAGLFFGAEMVLDRETKEPATAFVKKLSNGMRQKGVLLNFLGIHYNVLKIRPPMPFSRANADQLIETLDAVLAETPLA from the coding sequence GTGACCGAGACCCTGATGCAACGGCGCGCGCGACTGCTCGGGCCCAACATGTCTGTTTTCTATGAAGAGCCCGTGCATCTGGTGCGCGGGCAGGGCGTCAAACTGTGGGATGCCGACGGGCGCGAATACCTCGATTGCTACAACAACGTCCCGCATGTCGGCCATTGCCACCCGCGCGTGGTCGAGGCGATCTGCCAGCAGGCGGGTACGCTGAACACCCACACCCGCTATCTGCATGAGGGGATTCTGGACTATGTCGAGGCGCTGACCGCGACCTTTGATGATCCCTTCGACACGGCGCTCTTGTGCTGCACCGGGTCCGAGGCCAACGATGTCGCCCTGCGCATGGCGCAGGCGTTGACCGGCAAGACCGGGGTGATCGCGACGGATCACACCTATCACGGCAATACGACTGCCGTGCACCAGCTCAGCCAGACCAACCCGCCGCCGGGCGGCTATTGGGACAGCGTCGCCTTTGTGCCCGCGCCCGACAGCTACCGCCCGCTGGGCGGTGTGGCGGGCATGGCTCATGCGCAGGCCTTTGCCGACGCGGTGGCCGAGCAAATCGCGGTTCTGGAGGCGCGCGGCTGCGGGTTCTCGACCCTGATCCTGTGCCCCTATTTCGCCAACGAGGGCTTCCCAGACCTGCCCCCCGGCTGGCTGGACCCGGTGCAAGAGGTCGTGCGCAAGGCGGGCGGCGTGATCATTGCGGACGAAGTACAGCCGGGCTTTGGCCGCGTGGGAACCCATTTCTGGGGCCACCAGAAAATCGGGTTGAGGCCGGACATCGTGACGATGGGCAAGCCGATGGCCAACGGCCACCCGGTCGCCGCCGTGGTCGCCCCGCGCGACACGATGCAGGCTTTCCGCTCGCGTTTTCGCTACTTCAACACCTTCGGCGGCAATCCCGTCAGTTGCGCCGCCGCGATGGCGACGCTGCAGGTGGTCAAGGACGAGAACCTGCAACAGAATGCCCGCGATGTCGGGGCCTATGCCGTTGAGGGCCTGCGCGAACTGGCGACGCGGTATGAGTGCATCGGCGATGTGCGCGGCGCGGGTCTGTTCTTTGGCGCCGAGATGGTGCTGGACCGCGAGACCAAGGAACCGGCGACCGCGTTCGTGAAAAAGCTGTCCAACGGGATGCGGCAAAAGGGCGTGCTGCTCAATTTTCTGGGCATCCATTACAACGTGCTCAAGATCCGCCCGCCCATGCCCTTCAGCCGCGCCAATGCCGATCAGCTGATCGAGACGCTGGACGCGGTTCTGGCCGAGACGCCGCTGGCATGA
- a CDS encoding aldehyde dehydrogenase, whose product MDQSSIDALAAAPVGPQGLFIGGKTVLATGSATLPVTSPIDGRVLTLIADASAVDVDLAVASARAAFDSGVWSRAAPAERKKVLHRIADAIEREALALAVLGVRDNGTEISMAIKAEPGSAAGTFRYYAEALDKVVGEIAPTAPNVLGLVHREPVGVVGAIVPWNFPLMIGAWKIAPALAAGNSVVLKPSEIASLTLLRLAEICAECGLPDGVLNVVTGMGAVSGEALGLHADVDVLVFTGSGGVGRRLLEYSARSNLKRVYLELGGKSPNVVFADAPDLRQAAKVSAAGIFRNSGQVCVAGSRLLVERSVHEEFAAMVAEEARKMKVGNPLDLTTQAGAISSEMQLARVQGFVDKAHEEGGALLAGGARILSETGGSYFAPTVFDHVTPDMTLSREEVFGPVLAVTPFDTEEDAVRMANGTEYGLSSAVWTSNLSRAHRMVGAINAGLVHVNTYGGADNTVPLGGHRQSGNGHDKSLHALDKYVNLKTAWIQL is encoded by the coding sequence ATGGATCAGTCCAGCATTGACGCGCTGGCCGCGGCCCCGGTGGGGCCGCAGGGCCTGTTCATTGGCGGCAAAACCGTTCTGGCGACCGGCAGCGCGACGCTGCCCGTCACCTCGCCCATCGACGGGCGGGTGCTGACGCTGATCGCCGATGCCTCGGCGGTGGATGTGGATCTGGCCGTGGCCTCGGCCCGCGCGGCGTTCGACAGTGGTGTGTGGTCCCGTGCCGCGCCCGCCGAGCGCAAGAAAGTCCTGCACCGCATCGCCGACGCCATCGAGCGCGAGGCGCTGGCGCTGGCCGTTCTGGGCGTGCGCGACAATGGCACCGAGATTTCCATGGCAATCAAGGCCGAACCGGGCAGCGCGGCGGGCACTTTCCGCTATTACGCTGAGGCCTTGGACAAGGTGGTGGGCGAGATCGCCCCCACCGCGCCGAACGTATTGGGGCTGGTTCATCGCGAGCCGGTCGGCGTGGTCGGCGCCATCGTGCCGTGGAACTTCCCGCTGATGATCGGCGCGTGGAAGATCGCCCCGGCGCTGGCCGCGGGCAATTCGGTGGTTCTGAAACCGTCCGAAATTGCCTCGCTCACCCTGCTGCGGCTGGCCGAGATCTGCGCTGAATGCGGCTTGCCCGATGGTGTGCTCAACGTCGTGACCGGCATGGGCGCGGTGTCCGGCGAGGCGCTGGGCCTGCACGCGGATGTCGATGTGCTGGTTTTCACCGGCTCGGGCGGTGTGGGCCGCAGGCTCTTGGAATACAGCGCGCGCTCGAACCTCAAGCGGGTCTATCTGGAACTGGGCGGCAAATCCCCCAACGTGGTCTTCGCCGACGCGCCCGATCTGCGGCAGGCGGCCAAGGTCAGCGCGGCGGGGATCTTCCGCAACTCGGGTCAGGTTTGCGTCGCGGGCTCGCGCCTTCTGGTGGAACGCTCGGTGCATGAGGAATTCGCGGCGATGGTGGCCGAGGAAGCCCGCAAGATGAAAGTCGGCAACCCGCTGGACCTGACCACGCAGGCCGGGGCGATCTCCAGCGAGATGCAGCTGGCGCGCGTGCAGGGCTTTGTCGACAAGGCACACGAAGAGGGCGGCGCTCTGCTGGCGGGCGGCGCGCGTATCCTGTCCGAGACCGGCGGCAGCTATTTCGCGCCCACCGTCTTTGACCACGTCACCCCCGACATGACCCTTTCGCGCGAAGAGGTGTTCGGCCCGGTGCTGGCGGTGACGCCCTTCGATACCGAAGAAGACGCGGTGCGCATGGCCAATGGCACCGAGTATGGCCTTTCGTCGGCGGTCTGGACCAGCAATCTGAGCCGCGCGCACCGCATGGTCGGCGCGATCAACGCGGGGCTGGTGCATGTGAACACCTATGGCGGTGCGGATAACACCGTACCGCTGGGCGGCCATCGCCAATCCGGCAACGGGCATGACAAATCGCTGCATGCGCTGGATAAATACGTGAACCTCAAGACCGCATGGATTCAACTGTGA
- a CDS encoding tripartite tricarboxylate transporter permease: MDAFLDALVIVSSWQVIAALIAGSVGGVIIGAIPGVGPAVAIAILLPATFGMEPIVGLTLLLGIYGSSMFGGSIPSILINTPGTAVNALTTYDGYPMTQAGQAPRALGLSFGASFFGGMFAVVALVLLSPLLARVAPMFGSREIFLAALLGCILVVVAHRGQSLAAGALLMFGLFLNTVGMEANNYTQRFTFELSFLTQGVNLIVVVLGLFAVSQAFILLTGKDDTGPAPSISGHVGRGVMEVFKHKRVAAAGSLSGTIMGIIPGVGEFTSQFLSYTYARSTSKRPELFGKGSPEGLIASESANNSVPPAAMVPLLALGIPGEALTAMMLSVFYVHNVIPGPGLFRDHMDFVMALYICLGLLNLLALLFLLVATKPLLKVLVIPNRYLGMIILALSFVGIYSLRNSVIDCMLAAVFGLLGVVLKRLNLPIVPIILGMVLGGIMEAKFRTSLPRIRSLYSWIDRPVAMVIFCLICVVLALHLWGMWRDWKGKKDGSVQH, from the coding sequence GTGGACGCATTCCTTGACGCGCTGGTCATCGTCTCAAGCTGGCAGGTGATCGCGGCGCTGATCGCGGGGTCTGTCGGCGGGGTGATCATCGGGGCCATCCCCGGTGTCGGTCCCGCCGTGGCCATCGCCATCCTGTTGCCCGCGACCTTTGGCATGGAGCCGATCGTCGGCCTGACTCTGCTGCTCGGCATCTATGGCTCGTCTATGTTCGGCGGTTCGATCCCGTCGATCCTGATCAACACGCCCGGCACTGCGGTGAACGCGCTGACCACTTATGACGGCTACCCGATGACGCAGGCAGGTCAGGCACCGCGGGCGCTGGGGCTGAGCTTTGGTGCGTCGTTCTTTGGCGGGATGTTCGCCGTTGTCGCGTTGGTGTTGCTGTCGCCCTTGCTGGCCCGTGTCGCACCGATGTTCGGCTCGCGTGAGATCTTTCTGGCCGCGCTGCTGGGCTGCATTCTGGTGGTGGTGGCGCATCGCGGTCAGTCGCTGGCGGCGGGGGCGCTGCTGATGTTCGGACTGTTCCTGAACACGGTCGGGATGGAGGCGAACAATTACACCCAGCGTTTCACGTTCGAGCTGTCCTTTCTGACCCAGGGCGTCAACCTGATCGTTGTCGTGCTGGGCCTGTTCGCCGTGTCGCAGGCGTTCATCCTGCTCACCGGCAAGGACGACACCGGGCCTGCGCCCAGCATCTCGGGCCATGTCGGACGCGGCGTGATGGAAGTGTTCAAGCACAAGCGCGTCGCTGCGGCGGGGTCACTGTCGGGCACGATCATGGGGATCATTCCGGGGGTCGGCGAGTTCACCTCGCAATTCCTGTCCTACACCTATGCACGCAGCACCTCCAAACGGCCCGAGCTGTTCGGCAAGGGCTCGCCCGAGGGGCTGATCGCGTCCGAAAGCGCCAACAACTCGGTCCCGCCCGCCGCCATGGTGCCGCTGCTGGCGCTGGGCATTCCCGGCGAGGCACTGACCGCGATGATGCTCTCGGTGTTCTATGTGCATAACGTGATCCCCGGTCCCGGCCTGTTCCGCGACCACATGGATTTCGTCATGGCGCTGTATATCTGCCTTGGCCTGCTGAACCTGCTGGCGCTGCTGTTTCTGCTGGTGGCAACCAAGCCGCTGCTCAAGGTGCTGGTGATCCCCAACCGCTATCTGGGCATGATCATTCTGGCGCTCAGCTTTGTCGGCATCTATTCGCTGCGCAACTCGGTGATTGACTGCATGCTGGCGGCGGTTTTCGGCCTGCTGGGCGTGGTGCTCAAGCGGCTGAACCTGCCGATTGTGCCGATCATTCTGGGCATGGTGCTGGGCGGGATCATGGAGGCCAAGTTCCGCACCTCGCTGCCGCGCATTCGTTCGTTGTATTCGTGGATCGACCGGCCGGTGGCGATGGTCATCTTCTGTCTGATCTGCGTGGTTTTGGCGCTGCACCTCTGGGGGATGTGGCGTGACTGGAAAGGAAAGAAAGATGGATCAGTCCAGCATTGA
- a CDS encoding tripartite tricarboxylate transporter TctB family protein, translating into MRDDPTDLSDLIHPPHQRAEIVFAVASFLAAGILALFWSSQTTWIDGQPLVRQPGLWPLIAILGMLLFGLGELIACLRRNARNRGSSVTAELMLWAKAFEYVVWFLAYVMATPWIGYLPASMIFTTALAFRLGYRGRLLALSPLVGVGIVLVFKTFLDVRMPGGAVYDLLPHDLRNFLVLYF; encoded by the coding sequence ATGCGCGACGATCCTACCGACCTGTCCGACCTGATCCATCCGCCCCACCAGCGGGCCGAGATCGTCTTTGCCGTGGCCTCTTTTCTGGCTGCCGGTATTCTGGCGCTGTTCTGGTCCTCGCAAACCACATGGATCGACGGGCAACCGCTGGTCCGGCAGCCCGGCCTCTGGCCGCTGATCGCCATCCTCGGCATGCTGCTGTTCGGGCTGGGCGAGCTGATCGCCTGCCTGCGCCGCAACGCGCGCAACCGGGGCAGCAGCGTTACGGCGGAGCTGATGCTCTGGGCCAAGGCGTTTGAATATGTCGTCTGGTTTCTGGCTTATGTGATGGCGACGCCATGGATCGGCTACCTTCCCGCCAGCATGATCTTCACCACGGCGCTGGCCTTCCGGCTGGGGTATCGCGGCAGGCTGCTGGCGCTGTCGCCGCTGGTCGGGGTCGGCATCGTGCTGGTCTTCAAGACCTTCCTCGACGTGCGCATGCCCGGAGGCGCGGTCTATGACCTGCTGCCCCATGATTTGCGCAACTTCCTTGTCCTGTATTTCTGA
- a CDS encoding tripartite tricarboxylate transporter substrate-binding protein — MKIAMKIHVSLALAAALAVQAGAALAEYPEGPVTFVVPWPPGDLEDVLTRMIAEDFQAAYGQPAAVLNRPGGGGGPFPGAVEVATAPADGSMIGSFVIGVPVVGPTLGIAELAPDPFTPVGIFLTYPFVLATARSAPFQTMPELASYAQDNEVLLGHFGASLTPTQVSFALAQEMGFSWGSDAAYDALDCNTLASGDVDVINTTIQLIMPCLDDVTILAAVTGERLGQAPDAPTVGELVPDLGISLWNGLFVPNGTPPETIARIAEVAQATIASERAQTFATETGAQIYWQGTEEAAAQIASDIATMERIAATTGQ, encoded by the coding sequence ATGAAGATCGCCATGAAGATCCATGTCTCTCTCGCCCTCGCGGCGGCGCTGGCTGTGCAGGCCGGAGCGGCGCTGGCAGAGTATCCTGAAGGCCCCGTAACCTTCGTCGTGCCGTGGCCGCCGGGTGATCTGGAAGACGTGCTGACCCGCATGATCGCCGAGGACTTTCAGGCGGCCTATGGCCAGCCCGCCGCGGTGCTGAACCGTCCCGGCGGCGGCGGCGGTCCGTTCCCCGGCGCGGTTGAAGTGGCGACTGCCCCGGCGGATGGCTCGATGATCGGGTCGTTCGTCATCGGTGTGCCGGTGGTTGGCCCGACCCTTGGCATTGCCGAGCTGGCGCCCGATCCCTTCACCCCGGTCGGTATCTTCCTGACCTATCCCTTTGTGCTGGCCACCGCGCGCAGCGCGCCGTTCCAGACGATGCCGGAACTGGCGAGCTATGCGCAGGATAACGAGGTTCTGCTGGGCCACTTCGGGGCCAGCCTGACGCCCACGCAGGTCAGCTTCGCGCTGGCGCAGGAGATGGGCTTTTCCTGGGGCTCGGACGCGGCCTATGACGCGCTCGATTGCAACACGCTGGCCTCGGGCGATGTGGATGTGATCAACACCACGATCCAGCTGATCATGCCCTGTCTTGACGATGTGACCATCCTTGCCGCCGTCACCGGCGAGCGGCTGGGGCAGGCCCCTGACGCGCCGACGGTGGGCGAGCTGGTGCCGGATCTGGGCATCTCGCTGTGGAACGGCCTCTTTGTGCCCAACGGCACGCCGCCCGAGACGATCGCCCGCATCGCCGAGGTTGCGCAGGCGACTATCGCAAGCGAGCGTGCGCAGACCTTTGCCACCGAAACCGGTGCGCAAATCTACTGGCAGGGGACCGAGGAAGCCGCCGCACAGATTGCCAGCGACATCGCCACGATGGAGCGGATCGCCGCGACGACCGGCCAGTAA
- a CDS encoding IclR family transcriptional regulator, with translation MRTVEKALKLLDFFTDKVVEIGLSDLARLSGIDKATVLRMLNDMAESGLVEQNPESKRWRLGAGVLRLARLREATQPVNRVLMPILERLAEQTGETAHVSLVSGRDLANIGVVESNRANRVHIEPGLTLPLHATASGLAFTAFTRPERRERVLARKLTPITGTTPITREALAGLVTLAQQRGYSCADQTYEAEVHGLAVPLFGPDGFSCGALAVAIPTSRVTDAYQRGILAALAPAAREATLGLGGRIPPHHIVAL, from the coding sequence ATGCGAACCGTAGAAAAAGCCTTGAAACTACTGGATTTCTTCACCGACAAAGTGGTGGAGATTGGCCTGTCAGACCTCGCCCGCCTCTCGGGAATCGATAAGGCGACCGTCTTGCGGATGCTTAACGACATGGCGGAAAGCGGACTGGTTGAGCAAAATCCCGAGTCAAAGCGCTGGCGTTTGGGGGCTGGCGTCCTGCGTCTGGCGCGCCTGCGCGAGGCCACGCAACCCGTCAACCGCGTGCTGATGCCAATCCTTGAACGACTGGCTGAGCAGACCGGCGAGACCGCGCATGTGTCGCTTGTGTCAGGCCGCGATCTGGCCAATATCGGCGTGGTCGAGAGCAACCGCGCCAACCGCGTTCACATCGAACCGGGTCTGACCCTGCCCTTGCATGCGACGGCCTCGGGCCTGGCGTTTACCGCATTTACCCGCCCTGAGCGGCGCGAGCGGGTGCTGGCGCGCAAGCTGACACCGATCACCGGCACCACCCCGATCACCCGCGAAGCGCTGGCCGGTCTGGTCACACTCGCCCAACAGCGCGGCTATTCCTGCGCTGACCAGACGTATGAGGCCGAGGTTCATGGCCTCGCCGTGCCGCTCTTCGGCCCCGACGGCTTTTCCTGCGGCGCGCTGGCCGTGGCGATCCCGACGTCCCGCGTCACCGACGCCTATCAGCGCGGCATACTGGCTGCCCTCGCCCCTGCCGCGCGCGAAGCGACGCTGGGTCTGGGCGGCCGTATTCCCCCTCATCACATCGTTGCCCTCTAG
- a CDS encoding aminotransferase class III-fold pyridoxal phosphate-dependent enzyme has protein sequence MPKDENFLKANNARHLWHPMAHPADSQKNPPTIITGGKGVRITDVDGHEVVDGVGGLWNVNLGYSCEPIKAAISAQLDRLPYYSIFRGTSNDCVIELSEDLKDFFAPDGLTRAFYTSGGSDSVETALRLSRQYHKIRGEAGRTKFLSLKKGYHGTHFGGASVNGNANFRTAYEPLLAGCHHIPAPYTYRNPFNESDPAKLAQLCLQALEDEIAFQGAGTIAAFIMEPVLGAGGVIPPHASFMPGVAEICRKNGILLIADEVITAFGRTGAWSGSRLWGVQPDFMCTAKAITNGYFPFGAVMIAEHVAETFEKDETGRAAIGHGYTYSGHPVGAAAAIACLAETKRLNVAENAAARGAELFTGAQALMDRYDVIGDVRGGHGLMIAIELVSDRATKAAPDKPVPAKVQATAYEAGAMVRVSGPNIILSPGLVLTSDDVQVILSALDAGLRAV, from the coding sequence ATGCCCAAAGACGAGAATTTCCTCAAAGCCAACAATGCCCGCCACCTGTGGCACCCGATGGCCCACCCGGCAGACAGCCAGAAAAACCCGCCGACCATTATCACCGGCGGCAAAGGCGTGCGGATCACGGATGTGGACGGGCACGAGGTTGTGGATGGCGTCGGCGGGCTGTGGAACGTCAACCTTGGGTACTCGTGCGAGCCGATCAAGGCGGCGATCAGCGCGCAGCTGGACAGGCTGCCGTATTACTCGATTTTTCGGGGAACCTCGAACGACTGCGTGATCGAACTGTCCGAAGACCTGAAGGACTTCTTTGCCCCCGACGGGCTGACACGGGCCTTCTATACCTCGGGCGGATCGGACTCGGTGGAAACCGCGCTGCGCCTGTCGCGCCAGTACCACAAGATCCGCGGCGAAGCCGGGCGCACCAAATTCCTGTCGCTGAAAAAGGGCTATCACGGCACGCATTTCGGCGGCGCCTCGGTCAATGGCAATGCCAACTTCCGGACGGCCTACGAGCCGTTGCTGGCGGGCTGCCACCATATCCCGGCACCCTATACCTACCGCAACCCGTTCAACGAGAGCGACCCGGCCAAACTGGCCCAGCTCTGCCTGCAGGCGCTTGAAGACGAGATCGCCTTTCAGGGGGCGGGCACGATTGCCGCCTTCATCATGGAGCCTGTGCTGGGCGCAGGCGGCGTGATCCCGCCGCATGCCAGCTTCATGCCCGGCGTGGCCGAGATCTGCCGCAAGAACGGCATCCTGCTGATCGCGGACGAGGTGATCACGGCCTTCGGGCGCACGGGTGCCTGGAGCGGCAGCCGACTCTGGGGCGTGCAGCCGGACTTCATGTGCACCGCCAAGGCGATCACCAACGGCTATTTCCCCTTCGGCGCGGTGATGATCGCCGAACATGTCGCCGAAACATTCGAGAAAGACGAAACCGGCCGCGCGGCGATCGGCCATGGCTATACGTATTCGGGCCACCCGGTGGGGGCCGCTGCTGCCATCGCCTGCCTTGCAGAAACCAAACGCCTGAACGTCGCCGAGAACGCGGCGGCGCGTGGGGCCGAACTGTTCACCGGCGCGCAGGCGCTGATGGACAGGTATGACGTGATCGGCGACGTGCGTGGCGGCCATGGGCTGATGATCGCGATCGAACTGGTTTCGGATCGCGCGACCAAAGCCGCCCCGGACAAGCCCGTGCCGGCCAAGGTGCAGGCAACGGCCTATGAGGCGGGGGCGATGGTCCGGGTCTCAGGGCCGAACATCATCCTGTCGCCGGGGCTGGTGCTGACCTCGGACGACGTGCAGGTGATCCTGAGCGCCCTCGACGCAGGGTTGCGCGCGGTCTGA
- a CDS encoding sulfatase-like hydrolase/transferase — protein sequence MPEIRNILFVMYDQLRHDYMSCAGHPTMRTPNFDRLAAKGVRFTQAYVQSPVCGASRMSYYTGRYVGSHGAAWNGYPLKVGEATMGDHLRKLGMDSWLLGKTHMTPDTEGMARLGLTRDSVIGARVAECGFDLWVREDGLNPEGPDGFYYATPSPYNEYLKSLGYPGENPWHDNANAGVDEDGSVASGWLMKNARKGANVKEEHSETPWLTDRCLDFLASPQAAERPWLAHLSYIKPHWPYIAPEPYASMYGPQDVVPANRTEAEREDPQPVYGAFMNNLIGKAFSRDEVRSEVVPAYMGLIAQCDDQFGRLLDHLESTGRMEDTMIVLTADHGDYMGDHWMGEKDLFHDCSVRVPLIIYDPRQSAGSTRGTTCDALVESIDLTATFIEAAGGEVPEHVVEGRSLMPFLRGDTPAEWRDVAISEYDYSCSVMAGKLGVAPKDAVLFMIFDGRWKMMHAEGGFRPMLFDTLNDPKELDDRGDDPACAETRARLMERLSAWSRRVSQRTTISSDQIIARRGKARSKGVYLGVYDENDLTPELLVPITGAAKGDFR from the coding sequence ATGCCAGAAATCCGCAACATCCTGTTCGTTATGTATGATCAGCTGCGCCATGACTATATGTCCTGCGCGGGCCATCCGACGATGCGCACACCCAATTTCGACCGGCTGGCGGCCAAGGGCGTGCGCTTCACGCAGGCCTATGTGCAATCCCCCGTCTGCGGTGCCAGCCGCATGTCCTATTACACCGGACGCTATGTCGGCTCGCATGGGGCGGCATGGAACGGCTATCCGCTCAAAGTGGGCGAGGCCACGATGGGCGACCATCTGCGCAAGCTGGGAATGGACAGCTGGCTTCTGGGCAAGACCCATATGACCCCCGATACCGAGGGGATGGCGCGTCTGGGACTGACCCGTGACAGCGTGATCGGCGCGCGGGTTGCGGAATGCGGCTTTGATCTGTGGGTGCGCGAAGACGGCCTCAACCCCGAAGGCCCGGACGGGTTCTATTATGCCACCCCGTCACCCTACAACGAATACCTCAAGTCGCTGGGCTATCCGGGCGAAAACCCGTGGCATGACAACGCCAACGCGGGCGTGGATGAGGACGGATCGGTCGCGTCCGGCTGGCTGATGAAGAACGCGCGCAAGGGGGCGAACGTCAAGGAAGAACACTCCGAGACGCCCTGGCTGACCGACCGCTGCCTCGACTTCCTTGCCTCGCCGCAGGCGGCAGAACGGCCGTGGCTGGCGCATCTGAGCTATATCAAGCCGCACTGGCCCTATATCGCGCCCGAGCCCTATGCCTCGATGTACGGCCCGCAGGATGTGGTGCCCGCCAACCGGACTGAGGCCGAACGCGAGGATCCGCAGCCCGTTTACGGCGCGTTCATGAATAACCTGATCGGCAAGGCCTTCTCGCGCGATGAGGTCCGGTCCGAAGTGGTGCCCGCGTATATGGGCCTGATCGCGCAATGCGACGACCAGTTCGGACGGTTGCTGGATCACCTCGAGTCAACCGGCCGGATGGAGGACACGATGATCGTCCTCACCGCGGATCACGGCGATTACATGGGCGATCACTGGATGGGGGAGAAGGACCTGTTCCACGACTGCTCGGTCCGCGTGCCGCTGATCATCTATGACCCGCGTCAGTCGGCGGGAAGCACGCGCGGCACGACCTGCGACGCGCTGGTAGAATCCATCGACCTGACGGCGACCTTTATCGAGGCGGCAGGCGGCGAGGTTCCCGAGCATGTGGTCGAGGGCAGATCCCTGATGCCTTTCCTGCGCGGCGACACGCCGGCCGAGTGGCGCGACGTGGCGATCAGCGAATACGATTATTCGTGCAGCGTCATGGCCGGGAAACTGGGCGTCGCACCCAAGGATGCCGTGCTGTTCATGATCTTCGACGGTCGCTGGAAGATGATGCACGCCGAAGGCGGCTTCCGGCCGATGCTGTTCGATACGCTGAATGATCCCAAAGAGCTGGACGACCGGGGCGACGATCCGGCCTGCGCCGAGACCCGCGCGCGGCTGATGGAGCGCCTGTCAGCCTGGTCGCGCCGCGTGTCGCAACGCACGACGATCTCCAGCGACCAGATCATCGCCCGCCGCGGCAAGGCGCGCAGCAAGGGGGTGTATCTGGGGGTCTATGATGAAAACGACCTGACGCCTGAACTGCTGGTGCCGATCACCGGTGCCGCAAAGGGTGACTTCCGGTAG